GTGCCGAGTGCGGCCACAGTAGCCGTGCTAGGACACCGCATGCTCATGGCTGGCCACAGTGATGACCCTGCGACTTTGGAGCCGGCCTATTTCCAAGAATTCGTGGCCGCCAAACCCAAACCAGTCGCTTTCCTGGAGAAGAGAACCTGATGGCACACAGCCTCCAAGGCGACAAAAACCCTGTGTCGGTCGCCGCGAGCTTCTTTCCGGTTGAGGCGAGGACGCAGGACGGGAGGGTGATGGTGGTGCGCCACATGGAAATGGCGGACGTACCAGAAGTGGCGCGCATTGAAGGGCTCTGCTTCTCCTCACCGTGGTCGGCGCAAAGCTTTGTTTCTTGCCTTGCAGACAGAGAGGTGGTGCTGAGCATTGTAGCCACGATCAATGAGCAGATTGCAGGCTACGCGGTAAACTGGCTGGTACCGCCCGAAATTCACATCGGCAACATCGCTGTGGCGCCTGACTTCCGTCGCCTGGGTGTTGCCCGTCAGCTTCTGCAGACAGTGCTCAGCTATGCCCGAACGCGAGGCTGCACAGTGGCGCACCTGGAGGTGCGGGTGTCCAACCAGGCGGCGATCACTCTTTACCAGAGTATGGGTTTCCGTCGTGTCGGTATCCGGCGCGGCTACTATCAGGACAATGGCGAAGATGCCCTGCTAATGAGCGCGAATATCGGAACTTGATGGAGCGGTCATGGATTGGTTCA
The DNA window shown above is from candidate division KSB1 bacterium and carries:
- the rimI gene encoding ribosomal protein S18-alanine N-acetyltransferase; this translates as MAHSLQGDKNPVSVAASFFPVEARTQDGRVMVVRHMEMADVPEVARIEGLCFSSPWSAQSFVSCLADREVVLSIVATINEQIAGYAVNWLVPPEIHIGNIAVAPDFRRLGVARQLLQTVLSYARTRGCTVAHLEVRVSNQAAITLYQSMGFRRVGIRRGYYQDNGEDALLMSANIGT